TCGCGGAAGGCGGCCCGGTCGGCGGTCGCCTGTTCGCGGTCCGTGGCCGCGGCATCGCGGTCGGCTGCGGCCTGCTGCCACAACTCGGACAGTCGCTCCGGGTGCGCTGCCGCCGACTGCTCGCGCCGGTGGGCGGCTTCCGCGCGATCGGCCGCCCTCCGATCACGATGCTCGGCCGCTCGCAGCCGGTCCCGTGCGGCCCGGTGTGCCTGCTGCCCGGTGTCGTCGCGGGCGGTCGCCGCGCGATCGCGGGTCCGGGCGTCCTCGTCGCGATCGTGTGCCACCGTGTCCCGGACCTCAGCGGCATCGTCGCGTGCTTGTCCGGCCCGGTCCCGGTCGTCCGGGCCGTCCACGCCGTATCGCGCCACCATGGGCCCATTCTCTCCCCGGCAGGGGCTTCCGGCGAAGCACCGCACACCCATGAGGCGGCAATCTTCGAAGGGTTGCTGATCCGGAGCGGTCTCGTGCCGGAGAGCGGATCGGGTCCTGAGTAAGCTGGCGCGCCATGGAACCCGCTCTCTCCTACCGTGACGCCAACCGGGCCAGGCTGCGCAACACCCTGGTGTCCGCGGCCCGGGAGCTGGCCGTCGCCAACGGCTGGGACCGGGTGCGGATGGCCGATGTGGCGCGTGCCGCCGGGGTCAGCCGGCAGACCGTCTACAACGAGTTCAGCACCCGGGGCGGGCTGGCCGAGGCGCTCGCGGTGCGCGAGATCGACGCGTTCACCGCCGCGGTCCGGGCCCGGTTGCACGAGCACGGCGGTGACGTCCGCGCGGCCGGACACGCGGCGATCCTGCACACGCTGCGCGAGGCCGCCGGTAACCCGCTGATCAAGGCGATCCTGACCGGCGGGCCGGGCGACGCCGACGAGCTGCTGCCCTACCTCACCACCCGCTCCGACCTGCTGCTCGCCGCGGCCTGCGCGGTGATCGAGGAGTGGGCGGCCGCCACTGTTCCGGACACCGATCCGGCAACGACGAAGCTGGCCGGTGAGTCCATCGTCCGCCTCACCGTCAGTCACATCATGCTGCCGACCGCATCCCCCGAGCTCACGGCGGACGCCCTGGCCGAGGTCTTCACTCGCCTGATGAGCTGATCTCGTCCGCACGGTCGGGCCGGCCCAGGCGGAACGGCATCGCGGGTGCGAAGTGCTCGATCTCGACCGTCTCGGAGTACGTGCCGTCCGGCTTCGTCTCGATCTTGTGGAAGGCGCGCTTGACCCCCTTGGTCCGCCAGAGATGCAGTCCGTACATCACCGCCGAGACGATCAGCCCGACCTCGATCACCGGCATCTTGGTCTGCGCGTTGGTGATCGCCTGACGCACGGTCTCCGCCTGGCCCTCGTCGTACCAGAGCCAGCTCAGCACCGCGAGTGCGGTGGCGGACAGTTCCTCCGGCGACGACCGCAGCGCGGTGGCCGCGGCTTCCGCCTCCACGGCGTACGACTCGTCGAGTTCGGCCCGCATCTCGGCGGCCGAAAGGTCGTCGCTGAACTCGGCGACCGCGTAACGGGCGGCCTGCAGGATCGTCTCGCGGTCCGCCCGCTGGTCGGTGAGGAACGTGCTGAGGCTCGGGGTCAACGCCAATCTCCTTCGATCGAGAGCGAACGGGCGATCCACGGGGTCAGTCCGGACGCCTCGGCGGCGTCGCCGGCCGCGCGCACGGCGCCGGCCAGGGGCATGCCGGAGGCGTACAGGTCGATGGTGTGGTCCAGCAGCGCGGCGGTCGGGCCGGCCTGCACGTCCCAGGCCGGCGCCACCAGGGCACGGACGCCGCTCCGGCGCAGGGCGGCGAAGATGCCCAGCCGGTCGCCCGCCGCCGTGGAGACCGCGGCCCGGCTCGAGCAGGCGGCCGAGAAGATCGTGGCGTGTGAGCCGGTGAGGTCGCGGCACTCCCGCCAGCCGAACCGGTGCGGCCGGCCGCGCGAGTGCGCGGCCAGCGAGCCGGCCATCGGCAGCGTGCCCGCGTGCGCGAGCATCAGGCACACCTCGTTCTCCTCCGGGCTGACGTAGCCGTGACAGAGGATCTTCACGATGTCGGTGTCCCGGAGCAGTTCGAGCAGCCAGTCGCGGTCGCACTCGGGCGGGGCGCGGTGGCGGACGACCCGCTCGCCACCGTGGCGGCGCAGGGTGTGCCCGACCGACGCGGCCAGGGCGTCCCGGACGGCTTCCGGTTCGTTGAAGCGCGGCACGTGCACGATCCCGATGCTGTTCCCGGCCGGGGCGGGTGGCCGGGAGACGATGTCGAACAGCTCGGACCAACTGCTGACGTACGAAGCGGTCCAGCCCGGCCCGATCGTGGTGTGCCACGGGGCGCCGGGCATCTCGGGGTGTTCCATGAACACGACGTGTGGCCGTGGGCCGGACCCGGAGCCGGCCAGGACCAGGAACTCCTGGATCCATGCCGCGGCCTCCTGCCAGCCGGGCAGGTCGAGCGGGTCGCCGGTCCGGCCGTCGTGCCAGTTCGCCAGCCGGCTGCGCACCCGGTGCACGGTGTGCCGCAGGCCCCTCGGAACCTCGTCCGGCGCCGGCACCCACAGGCCCAGCTCGCCGTCCGGGCGCACGACGATCATCACCGGCTGCGCGATGTGCGGGAATCGCGTGCCGTCCCGCCCGAGCCCCAGCTCGAACCAGGTGACCACGGCGAAGCTGCCCTCCGGCCGGGCGAGCCGTGACAGCGCGGCCAGGGACAGATCCGGCAGCACCCCCGCCGATCCGGACGTGGCGCCGCTGGCCGCGGTCCGGATCCGGTGCACGGTGTCGCGCTGCAGTTCGCCGACGGTCAGCAGGGTGGCCAGCGGTTCCACGGCCTCCTCGCGCCCGGCGTAGGCCCAGACCGCGCCCGCCACCTCGGTCAGCCGCGCGGCGAGCGGCCGCAGCTGAAGTGCCGCGACGAGCGGGTCACCGAGCTCGCCGATCCGCGCGGCGATCGAGGCGGCGACGGCTTGCAGCGGCGCACGCCCGGCGGTATGTCCGTCCTGGTAGGCCGAGCGAGCCAGCTCGATGACCTCACGCGGGTCGCGCGCCGCGCCGCGGGCCCGGCGGTCGGCGTCGGCGATGGAGTACAGCGAGGTCGCGGCCCGGCCGCGAGCCTCCGCGAGCTGGGCCCGTAAGCCCAGCGCTTCGGAGGCGGCCACCTCGCCCAGCACGGCATCGATCCGGTCGAGCAGATCCCGGTGGGTCTCCGGGTCGGCCGCTCCCGCGACGATGAGGTTGCGCCACGCTCGGGTCAGCACCCGGATGAAGAGCCACCAGTGGACGTCGCCGGGCTCGGCGTCGTCCAGGGAGATGCCGGTCAGCACGGTCAGCGCGTCGTCATCGCGTCCCAGATCGTGCAGGGTCAGCCCGCGGGAGGCGCTGACCAGCGCCCGCGCCGTCGCCGTGTAGGCGAGCGGAGCGGTCCGTTCGAGTGCGGCCAGCGCCTCGGCGTGCCGGCCGTTGTTGCTCAGCAGGGCCGTGCGAGCGAACGCCGCCTCGAACTGCTCGAAGTATCCGGGACGACGCCGATGGAGATCTTCGACCACGGCCAGCGCACGGTCGACCGACCCCGCCTGATCGTAGGCGCCGGCCAGCAGCATCACGGTGTCGTCGTCGGCGTCGGGCAGCGCCGCCTCCAGCCGTGCGGTCTCCTCGGCCAAGCGGCCGGCTTCGAACAGCACCAGGTTCTGTGGGTCGCGGGCCTCCGGCACCGACCCGGCCCGGAAGAGCTGGCTGAGCAACGCGTCGACCAGACCTCCGTGGCCGAGATCGTCCACGGTCTGCCGCAGCGTCTCCACCAGCTCGGTGTCGACGTCTCCACCCCTGGTGAACTCCTCGTGCAGGATGCCGACGACCGCGGTCCGCACCGCCTCCACCTCGATGGTGGCCGCGGCCCGCGCCGGCGACACCGCGAACAGGCGCGCGCCGGGATGACGCCGAACCATGTGCTGGTGCATCAGGTACACCGCCGCCCAGTCCGCCGCCCGCGGGTTCGGGACGCGGCGCCGCAGGCAGACGAAGGCCCGCAACGCATGGAACGCGTACAGCCCGGTGTCCTCCTCGGGCGGTTCCATCGCGTTCAACGCGTCCAGTGCGGAGGCGGCCGGCGCCGCCCGCACGTAGAGCCCGATGTCGGTGTCCAGCAGATGTCTGAGGTGGCGGATGTCCGCGCCGGCCCAGTGCTCCAGCAGCCGCCGCCAGATCTCGACCTCGGCCGTGGCGAGCTGCTCCTCGGGCACCCCGGACAGCTCGGCCGCGGCGAGGACCGGACCGGTGAGCTCCCGCCATGACTTCCCCACGTCGGCCAGCAACGTTTCGGAGGCCGCGATGCGGCGCTGCACGATGGTCGCCACCTCGGCCATCGGGTTGGTCACGGCCCGCGTGGTGGTGACCGTCAACTCGTGGACGTCGTAGCCGAGCGGTGTCGGCATGAGGAACCAGTCGATGTAGAGATACTCCCGCGCGATCATCTCGTACTCGTCGGACGACGGCTCGAACGTCCCCGGCACCACCAGTTGCAACACCCGCTCGGGCCGTCCGTCGTCGGGTGCGGTGAACAGCCCGATGACCGTCGGACGCACGGGCAGGGGCGCCTGGCAGGCCGCACACCGCAGCACGGGCGGCTCGGTCAAGGCCGCGATCAGGTCGGCCAGCTCGCCAGGACTGTTGTCCCGGCACACCATCACCGCACCGGGCGGCGCGAGGAACGGCGACGGCGTCCCGCACTTCGCGCACACGGCGGCATCGGTGCTCACTCGTGTCAGTCAAACAGAACGCGACGCCACGGCGGCTCCCCCGGCCGGGTCGAATGTGTCGACATGATGCCGCACATCGTCCAGCTTCTTGACATTGGTGCGCCGTTTGTAAACCATCGATGCATGACCGCCGCTGCCGTCCCCTGGCGTGACACCAAACGTCCGCTGTGGCCCCTCGCCCTCGTCGTCCCCGTGCTGCCCTTCGCCGCCCTGCTCCTCGACGCCTGGTGGCTCACCCCGGTCTTCATCCTCGGCGTCATCCCGCTGATCGACGTCCTCGTCGGCGACGACCGCGTGAACCCGCCCGAGGAGGTGGTCCCCGCACTCCAGGCCTCGCCGTACTACCGCTGGATCACCTATCTGTTCCTGCCCGCCCAGTACGCCGCCCTGGTCGTGACCTGCGCCGTCTGGGCGCGCGGCCCGAGCGTCGCCGCCGCCGCCGGGCTGGTGCTCACCGCCGGCCTGGTCAACGGGATCGCCATCAACACCGCTCACGAACTCGGCCACAAGCGCGAGTCACTGGAACGCTGGCTCTCCAAGATCGCGCTCGCGCCGACCGGTTACGGGCACTTCTTCGTCGAGCACAACCGCGGCCACCACGTGCGGGTGGCGACTCCGGAGGACCCGGCCAGCTCCCGGCTCGGCGAGTCGTTCTGGAGCTTCTGGCCGCGTACCGTAAAGGGCAGTTTCCTGTCGGCCTGGAAGCTGGAGACCAGCCGGCACCGGCTCCGCGGGCGCAGCCCGTGGTCCTTGCGCAACGACATCCTGAACGCGTGGGCGATGACGGCGGTCCTGTTCACCGCCCTCGCCGTCGCGTTCGGACCGGGCGTGCTGATCTTCCTGGCCCTCCAGGCCGTCGTCGGTTTCTCGACCCTGGAAGCCGTCAACTACCTCGAGCACTACGGTCTGCTGCGCCAGCGCAACGCCGCCGGCCGCTACGAGAAGGTCGACCCGCGACACAGCTGGAACAGCGACCGCCTCACCACCAACGTCTTCCTGTTCCAGCTGCAACGCCACAGCGACCACCACGCCAACCCACTGCGCCGATACCAGACCCTGCGCAGCTTCGACGTCTCCCCGCAACTGCCCGCCGGCTACGCCACGATGCTGGTCCTCGCGCTGGTCCCGCCCCTGTGGCGCCGCGTCATGGACCCCCGCGTCCTGCGCCACTACAACGGCGACGTCACCAAAGCCAACACCAAACCCACGTTTTCGGTACGCCACGAGGACCGGTGACCACACGACGGCGCATCACCGATCCGGCCCGGCGCCGGGACGCGAAGCTCGAGCCCGTCAGTAGGGTGTGCTCATCGGCGTCACTGGAGGTTCCATGCCCAAGGGCTACTGGGTCAGCGTCTACCGCACCATCAAGGACCCGGAGAAGCTGGCTGCCTACAACAAGCTGGCTCGGACGGCCGTCGAGGCCGGGGGCGGCCGGACGATCGTCCGTGGCGGCCGGGTCGTGGCGCACGACGCCGGTATCGCCGAGCGCACCGTCCTGGTCGAGTTCGACAGCTTCGAGCAGGCCGTCGCGACGCACGAGAGCGCGGCCTACCGGGAGGCGCTGGTCGCCCTCTCCGACGGCGTCGAGCGCGACTTTCGCATCGTCGAGGGGGTCGACTGACGTCCGGCGACGGACTCGGTCAGGCTGCCGGAGTTCGCGCGGCCGCGCCGATCAGGGCAGGTGGCGGCGGACCTCGGTGAGGCGGTCGGTGAGGAAGGCGCGCTCGACCTCGTTGCCGGTGAGGGTGAGCGCCTCCTCGTACGCGACGGCCGCGGCCGGCCAGTCGCCGAGGCGGCGCAGGAAGTCGGCGTGGGTCGCGCTCAGGTAGCTGTAGGTGGCCAGCGCCGGCTCGCGCAGCAGCGGGGTCAGGGCGTCCAGGCCGGCCCGCGGGCCGTCCCGCATGCCGATGGCGGCGGCCCGGTTGAGCTGGACCACCGGCGAGTGCGGCCACATCCGCTGGAGCACCGTGTAGAGCGCGACGATCTCCGCCCAGTCGGTCTCCTCCCAGGTGCGGGCCTCGGCGTGGACGGCGGCGATGGCGGCCTCGACCGCGTACCGGGTCGGCGGCCCGCGGCGCAGGGCGTCGGTCAGCAGCGCGGCGCCCTCGGCGATCAGCTCGGTGTCCCAGGTGGAGCGGTCCTGCTCGGCGAGCAGGCGCAGCCGGCCGTCCGGGCCGACCCGGCCCGCGGCCCGGGCGTCGTTGAGCAGAAGCAGCGCGAGCAGGGCGCTGACCTCGGCGTCGGTCGGCATCAGCAGGTGCAGCAGGCGGGCCAGGTCGACGGCGCAGCCGGACAGGTCGGGGCGGATCAGCTCGGGACCGGACGGCGCGGTGTGCCCGGTCGTGTAGATCAGATGAACCACCTGGAGGACCGCGCCGACCCGCTCGCCGAGCTGGTCGGAGGAGGGCACCCGGTACGGGATCCGGGCCGTGGCGATCTTCTTCTTCGCGCGGGTGATCCGGGCCGCCATGGTGGACTCGGGCACCAGGAAGGCCCGGGCCACCTCGGCCGTCGACAGCCCGCAGACCAGCCGCAGGGTCAGCGCGACCTGCGCCTCCCGGGCCAGCGCCGGATGGCAGCAGGTGAAGAGCAGCCGCAGCCGGTCGTCGGCGACCAGGCCGTCCTCCGGGCCCGGCACGGTCTCCTCGGCGACCAGCAACGGCAGCGTCCGGCGGAACCGGGACTCCCGGCGCAGCACGTCCCGGGCCCGGTTCCGGGCGACCTGGGTGAGCCAGGCGCCCGGGCGGGCCGGCACCCCGGAGTCCGGCCAGACCAGCAGCGCCTGGGCGTACGCGTCCTGGGTGCACTCCTCGGCGAGGTCCAGATCCCGGGTGAGCTGCGCGGTCGTGGCCAGTACCTGGGCCCAGTCGCGGCGGTGCGCCGCAGCGACCGCCGCGACCACGTCCTCGTTCACCCGTGGAACACCACGGGACGGATCTCGACGCCGCTGTGCCCGGCACGGACCTCGGGCAGCAGCGCGGCCAGTGCCAGCACCTCGTCGAGGTCGGCGGCCTCCAGCAGGTAGAACCCGCCGAGCGCCTCCTTGGTGTCCAGGAACGGCCCGTCGGTGGTGATCAGGTCGCCGGTCACCCCACCGCGCAGGGTGGTCGCGCTCGGTGCGCTTTCGAGCTCCTCCCCGCCGAGGACGCGGGCGCCGGCGGCCTCGCGGAACGCGGCGTGGGCGGCCTCGAGCGCGGACCGTTCCGTGGCGCTCATCGCGTCCCACCGAGTGGCGTCGCCGTAGATCAGGAGCATGTACTTCGCCATAGCCGTTCCCCTCACGTCGCGGCCCGGATGGGGCCTCCTAACCTACGACGATCGGGAACCACCCCGGATCGACAGCGTCGCCGCGGCTACGGATGGAGAAGTGTCTCGGCGATCTGCCGCACCCGATCGGTCGTGATGCCGTCGCGTTGCTCCACGGCCAGCGGGTGGGGGTCGGTGGGGGAGAGCACCACGTGGGGCCGGGTGCCGACCGGCCCCGTGTGGACGTGGGTCTTGAGGCTGAGCGTCTCCACCGGATACACCGGCAGTTGCGTGCAGAGCCAGCCGAAGTACGCGGGTTCCCGTTCCCGCCCGGGCGTCGTCCACAGGTCGAGAGCGCGGCCGAAGTTGGCGCGGCTGAGCGACACCCACACGCCCCACTCGAAATCCTGGTCGGCGTCGAGCACGGGGATGATCAGGCGCGCCCGGACGAAGTAGTGCTCGGCCTGGATGACGCAGGTCTCCTCGTCGAGAATGCTGCGCTCGTCGTCCAGGAGGTGGTCGCTCCAGTGCGCGGGCGCCTGCGCCCCGTAGGAGAACGGCAGTCCGTCATGGTGCCGGCCGCAGCCCCGGCAGGTGAAACCTTGATCATCCACGCCGCGACGGTACAGGCCGGCGCCGCCACGGGTGGCGGCGCCGGCCGGGTGGCTCAGGGCAGGGTGACCTGGGCCGGGGTGGAGCGCTGGGTGGTGGTGCCGTCGCCGAGTTGGCTGTTGGCGTTGTTGCCCCAGCACCACAGGGCGGCGTCGGCGCGGAAGCCGCAGGTGTGGTAACCCGTGACGTGCTGGGCCGTCCAGGTGGTGGCGTCACCCACGCGTACCGGAACGGTGCGGTTGGTCGTGGAGTTGTCGCCGACCTGGCCGGTCATGTTGTTGCCCCAGCACCACAGGCTGCCGTCGACGCGGTTGGCGCAGACCGTGTTGAAGCCGGCGTCGACCCGGCTCCAGACGGCGGCACCGACCTGGACCGGAGCGGTCTGGTACGTGGTGCCGGTGCCCAGCTGGCCGTAACCGTTGTCACCCCAGCACCACAGGGTCGCGTCGGTGCGGGTGGCGCAGGCGAAGGCGTACCCGGCGGAGACCGCGGACCAGGTGGTGCCGGTGCCGACCTGGGCGGGGGTGGTGGCCGCGGTCAGCCGGCCGAGGCCGAGCTGCCCGTCGCCGTTGTCGCCCCAGCACCAGAGCGTCCCGTCGGTCCGCGTCCCGCAGCTGTGCCCGAACCCGGTGGTGACGCTCGCCCAGTTCGTCGCGGTGCCGACCTGGAGCGGGGTGGTCGCGGTGTACACCGACGACGAGACGCCGAGCTGGCTGAGCCGGTTGAAGCCCCAGCACCACAGCGTCCCGTCGGTCTTCACGCCGCAGGTGTGGCTGTCGCCGGCGCTGACGCTCGCCCAGTCGGCGGTGGCACCGACCCGGGTCGGGGTGTTGCGGCTGGCGGTGGTGCCGTCGCCGAGCTGGCCGCGGGTGTTGGCACCCCAGCACCAGAGCGAGCCGCCGGTCTGCACGCCGCAGGTGTAGCTGGTGCCGGCGTCGACGCTGGCCCAGCTCGCGGCGCCGACGCGTACCGGAGTGGTTTTCTTGATCGTGGTGCCGTCGCCGAGCTGGCCCTTGGCGTTGTCGCCCCAGCACCACAAACTCGCGTCACCGCGGACGGCGCAGGTGTGCGAGTAACCGGCGGCCACGGTGGCGCCGGCGGGTGGGGCGGCGGCCGCGGCCGGACCGGTCGTGCCGCTCAGGGCGAAACCGGTCAGGGCGGCGGCGGTGAGCAGGGCGCGCGCCATGAATGTGCGCATGTATTGATCACTCCAAGCCGGGGATCGAGGGGAGTGGGAGCGCTCCCAACGTGATTCTTACCATCGACGGTCGCCATTGACTAGAAGCGAACGTGTCGATACCGGCTTCGTGCCAGACCCCCGTGCGGGTGGTGCTGCGCCGTCCCCGGCCGCCGTAGAGTGCGCCGAAAGCGGGCTCCACCAGGAAGGACAAGTCAGTGAGACGCGGTTGGTTCGTCGCGCTTCTGTGCGCTCTGGTGATGCTGGCGGTCGTCGCCGGCGTCGCGCTCTCCCGGCTGAAGAAGCCCGGCACCCCGCAGGGTGCGGACACCGTCGTCACGACCGTCACCACCGCCCCCTCGGCCTCCACCGCCCCCGAGCCGGACGTGACCACGAGCCGGCCGAAGAGCGTCACGACCCGGAAGGTCACCGCCACCGGCAGCACGACGACGCCCACCGGCAGCGCCCCGGACGGCCCGGCCATCTCCTACTTCCGGGTGACCGGCAAGCCCTCCTGCCCGTCCGGCACCAACCAGGTCCAGTACGAGGGTGACCCGGTGGTCCTGGAGTGGAAGGTCACCGGCGCCGAGAAGACCACGCTCTCGGTCGACGGCCCCGGCATCTACGCCGAGTACGGCACCAAGGACTCCGCCACCCTGACCTTCTCCTGCGGCGGCGACCCGGGCAGCTATCAGGTGCACACCTACCTGCTGACCGCGATCGGCCCGGACGGCACCACGACCAAGAAGCTGACCGTCAAGGCGAAGGTCAACGAGATCACCACCGTCTGACTTTCTTTCGGTACGCCCTCCACCCGGCCCCACCGCACAGCCCCGTCCCGAGCCTCGACGCCAGGTCGCTCCCGCCTCACGGCCGCGAGGCCGCATCCGGGCTGAAGCGTCCCCTCGCGGTGGTCCGCCCCCACCTCGCGGCACCTGCATGACGTACAGTGCGGGCCCCACCCCGCAGTGACTGGAGCATGCATGTCGAGACTCGTTGCCGTGACCGTCGCCGTGGCGGCCCTGGCGGGGTGCGGCTCCGGTGAGCCCGCCGCTGAGCCGTCGGGACCGCTGACCGAGGCTCAGGCGGTCGCGGCCTGCCAGAAGGACCTCACCGAGCTGAACAGTGCGATGACCCCGCGGCTGCGGGAGCGGTTCGTGGTCCGGGACGGCGACCGGCAGATCCGCATCTACACGTCCGAGGCCGACAAGTGGATCAGCACTTGCCGGGTCGGCCCGTCCGGTGCCGAGGAGACGTTCGGCACCGTCACGACGGACGGGCCGGCCGACAAGATCACGTTGTACGGCGACCTGGATGCCGTACTGAAAGCGAAGGTCTTGATCGGGAAGCTGCCGGCCAAGGCGACCGGGATCACGGCGAAGCTGCCGTCCGGACGGACCCTGACCGGCTCCCGCGACGGTGATCTGTTCCTGGTGTGGGCCCCGGACACCCCGGTCGAGCGGGCCGTGCTGACCGCGACCGGCAAGGACGGCAAGGTGCTGGCCACGGTCACCGCGCCGGGCGTCTGAGGCCTACCCCGCGAGCCCGTTGTCGGCGAGCCACCGCGGGTCGGGCGCGACCGTCTGGAGCACCTCGACCAGCAGTCCGTCCGGCCCGGCGACCTGGAAGCGGCGCTGCCCCCACGGCTCGGTCACCAGCGGCATGACCACGTCCAGGCCGGTGGCCGACAGCCGGGCGTACTCGGCGTCGACGTCGGCGACCAGGAACGCCAGCAGCGTGCCGACCACGTTCTTGCCGCGGGTCGCCGCGGGCCACGACGCGTGGTCGCGCTGCACGAAGTCCAGGCTCAGGGCCGGGTGGTCGGCGTGCTGGGTGTTCACGTACCACCCCAGGTCGATGCCGACGGTGAACCCGAAGTGCTCGGCGAACCAGGCCGCACTCGCGGCCGGCCTCTCCGCCGCGACCGCCATGCCGACCAGACTGAACTTCATGAGCTGCTCCTGTCGAGAAGGTGACGCCCCACGATCGCGGCCCGGCCGGGATCGATCGGGGGACAACCGCTGGGTTATCGGCGGCCGACCACGTCGGCGACCTCGGTGCGGGACGAGACACCCAGCTTGCGCAGGATGTTCGAGACGTGCACGGCGGCCGTTTTCGGCGAGATGTAGAGGCGCCGGGCCAGCTCGGTGTTGGTCAGCCCGTCGCTGATCAGCACGGCCACCTCCCGCTCCCGCGGGGTCAGCGCGGCCGGTCCGGTCACCGCGTCCGCCGCGTCGGCCGGGGCCATGCCCAGCTGGGCACGGACCTGGTCGAGCTGCTCGACCCGCCAGCCTCGCCACTGGGCCAGCAGCGGCGCGGCGGCCTCGACGTGCGTGGCCGCCTCCGCCCGGCGATCGGCGGCGAGCAGGCAGCGGGCCGCCGCCACGTGCACGGTGCCGCGGGTCGGCGCCAGCAGGATGTGGGCGTCCGCGACGGACAGGTAGCCGGCCAGCGCCTCGGCGTGCCGGCCGTGCGCCTCGGCCAGCTGGGCGTCGACGACGGTCCGGTGCACGTCCCACACCTCGGCGTCGAGCAGCGTCTCGGCCAGCCGGTCCAGCCGGGCCGGCGACAGGCCGACGTGGAGTGCCGCGGTGATCAGGTCGTGCGCCTGCTCGCCGCTGCGCCAGGTCTGCCCGGCGAAGGCGGCCACCAGCTCGTCCATGATCGCCTCGGCCCGGGGCAGGTCACCGCGGCGGCAGGCCAGGTGGAACGCGAGGCCGGGGATCATCGTCGGCGGATTGTTCGGGTACACCGCCAGGTCGGCGATCAGCTGCTCGACCCGGTCCAGCTCGCCGGCCTCGAGGTAGAGCCCGGCGAGGAAGACGCCGTGATAGTCGGCCCAGCGCCCGCGCCGGCGGAAGCTGAGATCCTCCTCGCGGCCGCTCTCCAGGGCGCTGATCGCGGCGCCGAGGTCGCCGGCCCGGACGGCGAGCCGGGCCCTGTTCTGGTAATACGTGGCCTCGGCCAGCGACTCGAAACCGGCCCGCTCGGCGTCCACGCGCATCCGTTCCAGCATCGCGACGTGCTCGTCCGGCGACGACGGCGGCTCGCCCTGGACCAGCACGTTCAGGGCGCGGGCGGCCAGCACCCACTCGCCGGCGCGCTCGGCGTCGTCGACCAGCTCGGCCAGGATCTTGTGCCCGTCGGCCGCCGACTGCGGCCGGTCGGCGAGCGCCGAACCCTTCTCGACCAGCGCGGCCAGGCGGACCGCCGGCAGGTCGAACTCGTCGGCGAGCGCCAGCGCGCGGTCGGACCAGAGCAGCGCGGCGTCCAGCTCGTCGCGCAGGGTGGCGGACTGGGCGATCGCGGTCATCGCCCGGGCCTGGTCGGCGCCGGGCGGCAGCTGCGCGATCAGCGTCTCGATGTCCTGGGTCAGCGCGCCCATCTCGGCGGTCTCCCGGGACTCCCACGCGATCCGGACCAGCAGGTAGAGCGACTCGGCGCGGTCGGTGCTGGTGGTCGCCAGGTCCCGCCAGCGCCGTCCGTAGCGCAGCGCGTCGTCGAGCAGCCCCGCCAGCCACGCCGCCCGGGCCGCCGAGGCCAGCAACCCGGTGTCGTCGGGGACCTCGTCGAGACCCATCTCGGCCATCTGCAACGCCTGGTAGGCGGACCCGATCGACAGGTACAGCGCGGCGCCCTGCCGCGCGGCGACGATCATGTCGTCGTACCGCCCGGCGCCGCGGGCGTGGTGCGCGACCATGGCCGGGTCGGAGGAGCCGGCCCGCAGCAGGATGTCGAGCGCGGCCTCGTGCAGCCGCCGCCGCTGCCGGCCCAGCATCTGATCGGCGATCGCCTCCCGGACCAGGGCGTGCCGGAACGCGAACTCGTCCTCCCCGGACTCGACCAGCACACCCCGGGTGACCAGGTCGCGCAGCACCGCGATCAGCTCGTCCTCGCCGCTGCCGGTCACGTCGGCGAGCAGGTCGAACGGGATCCGGTGGCCGAGCACGGTGGCCGCCTCGACGATCCGGTGACTGACCGGGTCGAGGTCGTCGACCTGGCGGCGCAGCACGTCGGCGAGGCTCCACGGGAGGG
Above is a genomic segment from Actinoplanes ianthinogenes containing:
- a CDS encoding TetR/AcrR family transcriptional regulator translates to MEPALSYRDANRARLRNTLVSAARELAVANGWDRVRMADVARAAGVSRQTVYNEFSTRGGLAEALAVREIDAFTAAVRARLHEHGGDVRAAGHAAILHTLREAAGNPLIKAILTGGPGDADELLPYLTTRSDLLLAAACAVIEEWAAATVPDTDPATTKLAGESIVRLTVSHIMLPTASPELTADALAEVFTRLMS
- a CDS encoding alkane 1-monooxygenase; translation: MTAAAVPWRDTKRPLWPLALVVPVLPFAALLLDAWWLTPVFILGVIPLIDVLVGDDRVNPPEEVVPALQASPYYRWITYLFLPAQYAALVVTCAVWARGPSVAAAAGLVLTAGLVNGIAINTAHELGHKRESLERWLSKIALAPTGYGHFFVEHNRGHHVRVATPEDPASSRLGESFWSFWPRTVKGSFLSAWKLETSRHRLRGRSPWSLRNDILNAWAMTAVLFTALAVAFGPGVLIFLALQAVVGFSTLEAVNYLEHYGLLRQRNAAGRYEKVDPRHSWNSDRLTTNVFLFQLQRHSDHHANPLRRYQTLRSFDVSPQLPAGYATMLVLALVPPLWRRVMDPRVLRHYNGDVTKANTKPTFSVRHEDR
- a CDS encoding DUF1330 domain-containing protein produces the protein MPKGYWVSVYRTIKDPEKLAAYNKLARTAVEAGGGRTIVRGGRVVAHDAGIAERTVLVEFDSFEQAVATHESAAYREALVALSDGVERDFRIVEGVD
- a CDS encoding tetratricopeptide repeat protein translates to MSTDAAVCAKCGTPSPFLAPPGAVMVCRDNSPGELADLIAALTEPPVLRCAACQAPLPVRPTVIGLFTAPDDGRPERVLQLVVPGTFEPSSDEYEMIAREYLYIDWFLMPTPLGYDVHELTVTTTRAVTNPMAEVATIVQRRIAASETLLADVGKSWRELTGPVLAAAELSGVPEEQLATAEVEIWRRLLEHWAGADIRHLRHLLDTDIGLYVRAAPAASALDALNAMEPPEEDTGLYAFHALRAFVCLRRRVPNPRAADWAAVYLMHQHMVRRHPGARLFAVSPARAAATIEVEAVRTAVVGILHEEFTRGGDVDTELVETLRQTVDDLGHGGLVDALLSQLFRAGSVPEARDPQNLVLFEAGRLAEETARLEAALPDADDDTVMLLAGAYDQAGSVDRALAVVEDLHRRRPGYFEQFEAAFARTALLSNNGRHAEALAALERTAPLAYTATARALVSASRGLTLHDLGRDDDALTVLTGISLDDAEPGDVHWWLFIRVLTRAWRNLIVAGAADPETHRDLLDRIDAVLGEVAASEALGLRAQLAEARGRAATSLYSIADADRRARGAARDPREVIELARSAYQDGHTAGRAPLQAVAASIAARIGELGDPLVAALQLRPLAARLTEVAGAVWAYAGREEAVEPLATLLTVGELQRDTVHRIRTAASGATSGSAGVLPDLSLAALSRLARPEGSFAVVTWFELGLGRDGTRFPHIAQPVMIVVRPDGELGLWVPAPDEVPRGLRHTVHRVRSRLANWHDGRTGDPLDLPGWQEAAAWIQEFLVLAGSGSGPRPHVVFMEHPEMPGAPWHTTIGPGWTASYVSSWSELFDIVSRPPAPAGNSIGIVHVPRFNEPEAVRDALAASVGHTLRRHGGERVVRHRAPPECDRDWLLELLRDTDIVKILCHGYVSPEENEVCLMLAHAGTLPMAGSLAAHSRGRPHRFGWRECRDLTGSHATIFSAACSSRAAVSTAAGDRLGIFAALRRSGVRALVAPAWDVQAGPTAALLDHTIDLYASGMPLAGAVRAAGDAAEASGLTPWIARSLSIEGDWR
- a CDS encoding RNA polymerase sigma factor, translated to MNEDVVAAVAAAHRRDWAQVLATTAQLTRDLDLAEECTQDAYAQALLVWPDSGVPARPGAWLTQVARNRARDVLRRESRFRRTLPLLVAEETVPGPEDGLVADDRLRLLFTCCHPALAREAQVALTLRLVCGLSTAEVARAFLVPESTMAARITRAKKKIATARIPYRVPSSDQLGERVGAVLQVVHLIYTTGHTAPSGPELIRPDLSGCAVDLARLLHLLMPTDAEVSALLALLLLNDARAAGRVGPDGRLRLLAEQDRSTWDTELIAEGAALLTDALRRGPPTRYAVEAAIAAVHAEARTWEETDWAEIVALYTVLQRMWPHSPVVQLNRAAAIGMRDGPRAGLDALTPLLREPALATYSYLSATHADFLRRLGDWPAAAVAYEEALTLTGNEVERAFLTDRLTEVRRHLP